The Bacteroidales bacterium genome contains a region encoding:
- a CDS encoding M14 family zinc carboxypeptidase, giving the protein MSELWKPVLTLLFVFQVLIVPVHPQSVEKNTSAARNSIATRGEVIIRFRIADTPDISRLTRIVSIDQIKNDTITAYANSGQFEEFIRLNIPFEIVEAPSLRTKVNQRSATRVSYPRYDEYISKMHQFAIDFPQLCRLVDFGTTPKGHKLLALEISDNPGEREKEPVLFYSGSMHGDEPLGYILMLQLVDSLLSGYSVVPEITRLVDNAEVWINPLANPDGAYFLSDSSIDGAIRFNSNAVDLNRDFPEIGLGFIDTTALQPETRSMMRFMSMIKPVLSANFHGGAEVVNYPWDTWESRHADESWYKLISRAYTDTVHAHAPLGYMTFLNNGITRGISWYQVYGGRQDYVNYYLNGREVTIELGDDKIPPENDLVKYWDYNKRSLLGYMEEMYTGFAGTVVDSLTGLPLRARVRIIEHDFDNSFVYTRNDDGSYYRLIQEGTYQVVYTATGYSPKIVNVSVENRHLTISDIKLGKGFGMTVYPNPFTSHFCLDIPYSGYNLDILFIDMLGRAVKIITIPVKYSGQVDIPVEHLAPGKYVIHVMYNGQSWNFPVLKLNP; this is encoded by the coding sequence ATGTCTGAGCTCTGGAAACCTGTTCTTACTCTTTTATTCGTATTTCAGGTTCTCATTGTTCCGGTACACCCGCAATCCGTTGAAAAAAACACATCAGCGGCAAGAAATAGTATTGCCACACGCGGAGAAGTGATCATCAGGTTCAGAATAGCAGATACCCCTGATATCAGCCGACTTACCCGGATCGTGTCTATTGATCAAATTAAAAATGACACCATAACCGCTTATGCAAACTCCGGTCAGTTTGAAGAATTCATAAGACTCAATATTCCCTTTGAAATAGTTGAGGCACCTTCTCTCAGAACAAAGGTGAATCAAAGGTCAGCCACCCGTGTTAGCTATCCGCGGTATGACGAGTATATTTCAAAAATGCACCAATTTGCAATCGATTTTCCGCAGTTGTGCAGGCTTGTGGATTTCGGAACCACACCAAAAGGTCATAAACTTTTGGCTCTTGAAATCAGCGATAATCCCGGTGAACGTGAGAAGGAACCTGTATTGTTTTATTCCGGCAGCATGCATGGCGACGAACCGCTTGGTTACATCCTGATGCTTCAGCTTGTCGATTCACTTCTAAGCGGTTATTCCGTGGTTCCTGAAATAACCCGCCTGGTTGATAATGCTGAGGTCTGGATCAACCCGCTTGCAAATCCTGACGGCGCATATTTTCTTTCCGATTCATCCATTGATGGTGCCATACGGTTTAACAGCAATGCGGTTGATCTTAACCGGGATTTTCCTGAAATAGGACTGGGTTTTATTGATACTACGGCACTTCAGCCGGAAACAAGGTCAATGATGCGGTTTATGAGTATGATAAAGCCTGTATTATCGGCTAATTTTCACGGAGGAGCAGAGGTTGTAAATTATCCCTGGGATACCTGGGAAAGCCGTCATGCGGATGAATCCTGGTATAAACTGATATCCAGGGCGTACACGGATACCGTTCATGCACATGCTCCCCTGGGTTATATGACCTTTTTAAATAACGGGATCACAAGGGGTATTTCCTGGTACCAGGTCTATGGCGGAAGGCAGGACTATGTAAATTATTATCTGAACGGTCGGGAGGTGACAATTGAACTGGGTGATGACAAGATCCCTCCTGAAAATGACCTGGTTAAATACTGGGATTATAATAAGCGCAGCCTTCTCGGGTATATGGAGGAAATGTACACCGGTTTTGCAGGAACTGTTGTGGATTCATTAACAGGTCTGCCTTTGAGGGCAAGGGTCAGGATTATCGAACATGATTTTGACAATTCTTTCGTGTATACAAGAAATGACGATGGATCTTACTACAGGCTTATACAGGAAGGTACCTACCAGGTTGTTTATACGGCAACCGGTTATTCGCCAAAGATTGTAAATGTATCAGTGGAAAACAGGCACCTTACAATTTCCGATATAAAGCTTGGCAAGGGTTTTGGTATGACTGTTTACCCGAATCCCTTCACGTCACATTTCTGCCTGGATATTCCCTATTCAGGTTACAACCTTGATATTCTTTTCATTGATATGCTCGGAAGGGCTGTGAAGATCATTACGATTCCTGTTAAATATTCCGGCCAGGTAGACATTCCGGTAGAACATCTTGCCCCGGGCAAATATGTTATTCATGTAATGTATAACGGGCAATCCTGGAATTTCCCGGTTCTTAAATTAAATCCATGA